A genomic segment from Colletotrichum higginsianum IMI 349063 chromosome 5, whole genome shotgun sequence encodes:
- a CDS encoding 37s ribosomal protein rsm22, with the protein MSIAIWPPLAPADLLQKKEESLKRELEWIVTETHAVLGDIRHGLQDCYALLAPIDPGSTLSSSSGGGGGSPLSGLGTPSSNGEANEVYVREKVRVESLPDPNLMSLSSKLVALGHTLANARRNLAAVMGEEFDE; encoded by the exons ATGTCAATAGCAATCTGGCCTCCCCTGGCCCCCGCAGACCTGCTTCAAAAGAAGGAGGAATCACTC AAACGCGAGCTGGAATGGATCGTCACCGAAACCCACGCCGTCCTCGGGGACATCCGCCACGGCCTGCAGGACTGCTACGCCCTCCTGGCGCCCATCGACCCGGGGAGCACCCTC agcagcagcagcggcggcggcggcggcagccccCTCAGCGGGCTCGGCACGCCGTCGAGCAACGGAGAGGCCAACGAGGTCTACGTGCGGGAGAAGGTCCGCGTCGAGAGCCTGCCGGACCCGAACCTGATGTCCCTGTCCTCCAAGCTGGTTGCCCTCGGCCACACGTTGGCCAACGCGAGGAGGAATCTGGCGGCCGTCATGGGCGAAGAGTTTGATGAATGA
- a CDS encoding Dipeptidase domain-containing protein, giving the protein MLSQSSIVLAALALALAGPASASYAFYVGKDLTADGSVMVGGTGEEVSSHWLQLFPARDHAPNATITVGVTDKASIPGELFAIPQVAHTYRYLSMEYSDFEGFPAPLTNGGLNENGVTVRDVWAQNREELVSMTPTPQRGVQYSDLARIVMERARTAREGVEIIGDLMNRYGEATYGGNTHLVADKDEGWVVWEMAGGQKLWAAERLGTDEVRVLYPGYIEDFPTDFAASPDHMASDNIVSFAVEQGWWDPDGGAPFNIFDAYGEKGDNLTARDGGFKFMSQAALEEATRAMAPLTEEKLMERVRDRRIADDEAGYGQVVSLKAGVDADLLRVWNAPATSVSSPFVPWWLGVGGVPPEFGEHRYLTTGASASFLNPDYQLQEASVFAGRVFKRVLYYMCSAPDAYLPVVTQMLTGFENQSRSDIDWVETGARVLIENGEREAARSLLTYYSHSRAAKALDLGRTINDALDGHVKLTGQWRSPVGSEINDAGEGAETVNCLVGYDPDQPSWRQPAQPTKRRRTMRSKMVVQRRRG; this is encoded by the coding sequence atgttATCCCAAAGCTCCATCGTCCTggcggccctcgccctcgccctcgccgggcCGGCCTCCGCCAGCTACGCCTTCTACGTCGGCAAGGAcctcaccgccgacggcagcgtcatggtcggcggcaccggcgaggaggtctcGTCCCACTGGCTGCAGCTGTTCCCGGCCCGCGACCACGCGCCCaacgccaccatcaccgtcggCGTCACCGACAAGGCCAGCATCCCCGGCGAGCTCTTCGCCATCCCCCAGGTCGCCCACACCTACCGCTACCTGTCCATGGAGTACTCCGACTTCGAGGGCTTCCCCGCGCCCCTGACCAACGGCGGCCTCAACGAGAACGGCGTGACCGTCCGCGACGTCTGGGCCCAGAAccgcgaggagctcgtcaGCATGACGCCCACGCCCCAGCGCGGCGTCCAGTACAGCGACCTCGCGCGCATCGTCATGGAGCGCGCCCGTACGGCccgcgagggcgtcgagatCATCGGCGACCTGATGAACCGCTACGGCGAGGCCACCTACGGCGGCAACACccacctcgtcgccgacaaggacgagggcTGGGTCGTCTGGGAGATGGCCGGCGGCCAGAAGCTGTGGGCCGCCGAGCGCCTCGGGACGGACGAGGTCCGCGTGCTGTACCCGGGATACATCGAGGACTTCCCGACCGACTTCGCCGCCAGCCCGGACCACATGGCCTCGGACAACATCGTCTccttcgccgtcgagcaggggTGGTGGGacccggacggcggcgcgcctTTCAACATCTTTGACGCGTacggcgagaagggcgacAATCTCACGgcgcgcgacggcggcttcaAGTTCATGTCCCAGGCcgcgctcgaggaggccacGCGCGCCATGGCGCCCCTgaccgaggagaagctcatGGAGCGCGTGCGCGAccgccgcatcgccgacgacgaggccggctACGGCCAGGTCGTCAGCCTCAAggcgggcgtcgacgccgacctcctgCGCGTGTGGAACGCCCCGGCCACCTCCGTCTCGTCGCCCTTCGTGCCGTGGtggctcggcgtcggcggcgtgccCCCGGAGTTCGGCGAGCACCGCTACCTCACCACCGGCGCCTCCGCCAGCTTCCTGAACCCGGACTACCAGCTCCAGGAGGCGAGCGTCTTCGCCGGCCGCGTCTTCAAGCGCGTGCTCTACTACATGTGCTCCGCGCCGGACGCCTACCTCCCCGTCGTCACGCAGATGCTCACGGGCTTCGAGAACCAGAGCCGGAGCGACATCGACTGGGTCGAGACGGGCGCGAGGGTCCTcatcgagaacggcgagcGCGAGGCCGCGCGGTCCCTGCTCACGTACTACTCCCACAGCCGGGCCGCCAAGGCGCTCGACCTCGGCAGGACCATCAACGACGCGCTCGACGGGCACGTCAAGCTGACGGGCCAGTGGCGCAGCCCCGTGGGGAGCGAGAtcaacgacgccggcgagggcgccgagacGGTCAACTGCCTGGTCGGCTATGACCCGGACCAGCCGAGCTGGAGGCAGCCCGCGCAACCCACCAAGCGCAGGAGGACTATGAGGAGCAAGATGGTTGTCCAGCGCAGGAGGGGCTAG
- a CDS encoding Hard surface induced protein gives MWEESTRGQDGQLDMPARSTKEREGGTDEKTSRGGAADKIRCLDGLRGVACLLVFNYHFLWPWTPAIMLGYGAMPPGSPEPYFERSSLPILCLLQRGRPMVAIFFAISGYVLCRHILRAIHERRLEAAYQGLASSVFRRVFRLYIPPTISMFLVALLAQMGAFRSEDDIYKGPDSRYINGTVTVAQLNVNGTRCVNGTRAVKGASGVADYLRLQTPAFLGNVTTNETSTLCLNATSQLFMPAMLYMLADDIEAKAKAANETRARGLNGTMINVTMEDTTTTTTTSHEGDKAKAKAEKPKPSYHDLLHLHMRPAAALSGDDDDDDANGRANATRSPTNFTWVQLGGSWEEHPFIHDNMTYALKNFTRAYVEWANPFNFGHYHTRYDPHTFTIPMELRGSMFIYLFLLATAALRAKWRFRVGALLSAYSLVLGRWDMATFMGGVLLSEADIRRADSNGGGAGGGGGGGGGLLPPATSSKKSRHRAGLGQSALGSRTTRWAALVVALYLLSYPDAGAEWTPGFVVLSSLVPRYYAPLSGWMFYQAAGALLLLPCVLHSPTLRGALEGRAAQYLGRVSFSFYLVHGPVLHSLGFWIMPRLFERLGRNTGFVVGWVVLLGVSLYLSDWWCRKVDVWSATVGRRVEKMMKD, from the coding sequence ATGTGGGAAGAGTCCACGCGGGGCCAGGACGGACAGCTGGACATGCCGGCCCGGTCAACAAAGGAGCGCGAAGGAGGGACGGACGAGAAGACGTCGAGGGGGGGTGCCGCGGATAAGATCAGGtgcctcgacggcctccgcGGGGTGGCCtgcctcctcgtcttcaacTACCACTTCCTGTGGCCGTGGACGCCGGCCATCATGCTCGGCTACGGCGCCATGCCCCCCGGGTCGCCCGAGCCGTACTTTGAGCGGTCATCCCTGCCCATCCTCTGCCTCCTGCAACGCGGACGCCCGATGgtcgccatcttcttcgccatctCGGGCTACGTCCTGTGTCGGCACATCCTGCGGGCCATCCACGAGCGCCGTCTCGAGGCCGCCTACCAGGGCCTCGCGTCGTCCGTCTTCCGCCGCGTGTTCCGCCTGTACATCCCTCCCACCATCAGCATGTTCCTAGTGGCGCTGCTCGCCCAGATGGGCGCCTTCCGATCCGAGGACGACATCTACAAGGGACCCGACTCAAGGTATATCAACGGCACGGTGACGGTGGCCCAGCTCAACGTGAACGGCACGCGGTGCGTCAACGGCACACGCGCCGTCAAGGGAGCctccggcgtcgccgactACCTGAGGCTGCAGACCCCGGCCTTCCTGGGCAACGTCACGACCAACGAGACGAGCACGCTCTGCCTGAACGCCACGTCGCAGCTGTTCATGCCGGCGATGCTGTACATGCTGGCcgacgacatcgaggccaaggccaaggcggcgaACGAGACCAGGGCAAGAGGGCTGAACGGGACGATGATCAACGTCACGATGGAggacaccaccaccaccaccaccaccagtcACGAGggggacaaggccaaggccaaggccgagaagcccaagCCGTCCTACCacgacctcctccacctgCATATGAGGCCCGCTGCGGCCCTCtcaggcgacgacgacgacgacgacgccaacggcCGGGCGAACGCCACGCGCAGCCCCACGAACTTCACGTGGGTGCAGCTCGGCGGCTCGTGGGAAGAGCACCCCTTCATCCACGACAACATGACGTACGCCCTGAAGAACTTCACGCGGGCCTACGTTGAGTGGGCGAACCCCTTCAACTTCGGCCACTACCACACCCGCTACGACCCGCACACCTTCACGATCCCCATGGAGCTGCGCGGCTCCATGTTCATCTACCTCTTCCTcctggccaccgccgccctgcgGGCCAAGTGGCGCTTccgcgtcggcgccctcctcTCGGCGTACAGCCTCGTCCTGGGCCGCTGGGACATGGCCACCTTCATGGGAGGCGTGCTGCTTTCCGAGGCGGACATCAGGCGGGCCGACAGTAACGGCGGtggagcaggaggaggcggaggaggaggagggggccTGTTGCCACCGGCGACGAGCAGCAAAAAGAGCCGTCACCgcgccggcctgggccaGTCGGCGCTCGGCTCGCGGACCACCCGCTGGGCggcgctcgtcgtcgcgctcTACCTCCTCTCGTAcccggacgccggcgccgagtgGACGCCgggcttcgtcgtcctctcctCGCTCGTGCCGCGGTACTACGCGCCGCTGTCCGGCTGGATGTTCTAccaggcggcgggcgcgctgctgctgctcccctGCGTGCTGCACAGCCCGACCCTCCGCGGCGCGCTCgaggggcgggcggcgcagTACCTCGGCCGGGTCAGCTTCTCCTTCTACCTCGTCCACGGGCCCGTCCTGCACAGCCTGGGCTTCTGGATCATGCCGCGCCTGTtcgagcgcctcggccgcaACACCGGCTTCGTGGTGGGCTGGGTCGTCTTGCTGGGCGTCTCGCTGTACCTGTCGGACTGGTGGTGTAGGAAGGTCGACGTATGGAGCGCGACTGTCGGGAGGAGggtcgagaagatgatgaaggaCTGA